A portion of the Lolium rigidum isolate FL_2022 chromosome 1, APGP_CSIRO_Lrig_0.1, whole genome shotgun sequence genome contains these proteins:
- the LOC124652924 gene encoding serpin-Z1-like: MANATNHVDAVSDQAALSVRLLARLRKNKNLAFSPLSFHAMLSLLAAGASAAARDQIVSFLGPAGAEAHAALASKVASRVLAAAETRYATSVWVEASLHLSPTFAAAAAATYKAEVRPAAFKDRPKKAAAEINQWVARNTGGLVKDILSKAKPLDSSTRLVLANTVRFRGNWQDAFSPDLTAEGTFYIDADPGHAVRVPFMTGSRDHELLRIGVHPGFKVLCMPYRRRSSSSFAMYIFLPDARDGLRGLVRALGANPAKLLHRSVVPVEGFTVGKLKIPKFEVSVRMEARPILEGLGLDLPFLSSAEPFSEMLGPPAPPVALASMVHQCFLSVDEKGTVAAAATVADDEGCDWSDDPRVNFVADHPFLFFLMEEFTGVVLFAGQVVNPLLHLITPFILLQSLLLYLTRRHVEINQYHHVLVVGKNCASETVIHIRNRKIRVCCPEVPPTTGKQHVAV; this comes from the coding sequence ATGGCGAATGCCACGAATCACGTCGACGCCGTGAGCGACCAGGCTGCACTCTCCGTGCGCCTCCTCGCCAGGCTCCGCAAAAACAAGAACCTGGCCTTCTCGCCGCTCTCATTCCACGCCATGCTCTCCCTTCTCGCCGCCGGCGCCTCAGCCGCTGCGCGCGACCAAATCGTTTCCTTCCTGGGCCCGGCGGGCGCCGAGGCACACGCTGCGCTCGCCTCCAAGGTGGCCTCCAGAGTCCTCGCCGCGGCCGAGACCCGCTACGCCACGAGCGTCTGGGTGGAGGCATCGCTCCACCTCAGTCCAACcttcgccgccgcagccgccgccacgtACAAGGCCGAGGTGAGGCCAGCTGCCTTCAAGGACAGGCCCAAGAAAGCGGCCGCCGAGATCAACCAGTGGGTCGCGCGCAACACCGGCGGCCTCGTCAAGGACATCCTGTCCAAGGCCAAGCCGCTGGATTCCTCCACGCGGCTCGTCCTCGCCAACACGGTACGGTTCCGCGGCAACTGGCAGGACGCCTTCTCCCCGGACCTCACCGCCGAGGGCACGTTCTACATCGACGCCGATCCAGGCCACGCCGTCCGCGTGCCCTTCATGACGGGGAGCCGCGATCACGAGCTGCTGCGGATCGGCGTCCACCCAGGCTTCAAGGTCCTGTGCATGCCCTACCGCCGACGCTCATCCTCCTCGTTCGCCATGTACATCTTCCTCCCGGACGCCCGCGACGGCCTGCGGGGCCTCGTGCGCGCGCTCGGCGCCAACCCGGCCAAGCTCCTGCACCGTTCGGTGGTGCCGGTGGAGGGGTTCACCGTGGGCAAGCTCAAGATCCCAAAGTTCGAGGTCTCCGTTAGGATGGAGGCCAGGCCGATCCTTGAGGGCCTCGGGTTGGACCTGCCGTTCCTCAGCTCCGCCGAGCCCTTCTCCGAGATGCTGGGTCCGCCGGCACCACCTGTCGCCCTAGCGTCCATGGTCCACCAGTGCTTCCTCAGCGTCGACGAGAAAGGGACGGTGGCGGCTGCCGCCACCGTGGCAGATGATGAGGGGTGTGACTGGTCTGATGATCCTCGTGTCAACTTCGTCGCCGACCATCCCTTCCTCTTCTTTCTCATGGAGGAGTTCACTGGCGTTGTGCTCTTCGCAGGCCAAGTTGTCAACCCTTTACTCCATTTGATCACTCCATTTATCCTCCTTCAAAGCCTACTACTATATCTTACCAGGCGTCATGTGGAAATTAATCAATATCACCATGTTCTCGTCGTCGGCAAAAACTGTGCAAGTGAAACAGTAATCCATATTAGAAACCGAAAAATACGAGTCTGCTGTCCTGAGGTGCCTCCTACTACGGGAAAACAACACGTTGCCGTGTGA